The following are encoded together in the Ooceraea biroi isolate clonal line C1 chromosome 2, Obir_v5.4, whole genome shotgun sequence genome:
- the LOC113563655 gene encoding late cornified envelope-like proline-rich protein 1 translates to MLCHTNRKEKKRPSSLPPPCYHCRPTPFYCPSNCYLPSKPKAPRRCHCSPLNLQMTCRPRPERSPPPPTICIAGRCPQPSAPRSYCRPSAPKILPSSCVRFCIRYTNEGSSCYPCYWSSLPKCPSIC, encoded by the exons ATGTTGTGCCATACTAAccgtaaagaaaagaaacgacCAAGCTCTTTGCCTCCACCATGTTATCACTGCAGACCGACACCATTTTATTGTCCGAGCAATTGCTATTTGCCTTCTAAACCGAAAGCTCCTAGACGCTGCCATTGTTCACCTTTAAATCTACAAATG ACATGTAGACCACGACCAGAACGGTCACCACCACCGCCTACCATATGCATTGCTGGTCGCTGCCCGCAACCATCAGCTCCACGATCATATTGCCGGCCATCAGCACCGAAAATATTGCCATCCTCCTGTGTCCGATTTTGCATTCGTTACACGAATGAAGGATCAAGTTGCTATCCTTGCTACTGGTCCAGTTTACCGAAATGTCCGAGCATCTGCTAG
- the LOC105281796 gene encoding protein numb isoform X3, whose amino-acid sequence MDRLRRSFRDSFRRRKDPHVPESSKPHQWQADESAVRSATCAFHVKYLGCVEVFESRGMQVCEEALKVLRNSRRRPVRAVLHVSGDGLRVVEDETKGLIVDQTIEKVSFCAPDRNHEKGFSYICRDGTTRRWMCHGFLALKESGERLSHAVGCAFAACLERKQRRDKECGVTMTFDSKTSTFTRSGSFRQPSLTERLQESRDRSVDVPPVKQVYNPFAIERPHATPSMLERQGSFRGFTQLNQASPFKRQLSLRVNDLPSNLERTRSHSLEPTDLSRMPSALSHIVPLKPPEFEGYDEVSPIPEISPGGQDSVSAMCQQLSRGLSLLSSSDDFGPMPSSQSAMSAVAKQLFTSTATSSPPVTSSNSLDEMKLQNGPSINNNNNNDKNDELSLNHVGPSWQESAASPVLASNHRLTPILKASNLSPVLPRTNAPTPVVMSTPAPVTSSVGAFGTPPSAASPAFSTASTSSLGNASTPAVNRSPIPVSSVITPKTGSPSTSVASVSPGLPASTDAAQVSSTTGIPTALVQPLPSAAGLPKPEQWLGSITGSVPSPTQQVSASPRRAPPLHARAHSLGSAAMSHQASRSGPSDPFDVEWAEIAARNLRQSTTTNPFIMPNATQAFQVQL is encoded by the exons ATGGATCGGCTTCGACGGAGCTTCCGCGACAGCTTCCGCCGGCGAAAAGATCCCCACGTGCCCGAGTCTAGCAAGCCCCATCAGTGGCAGGCTGATGAGAGTGCAGTGCGCTCGGCCACATGCGCTTTTCACGTTAAG TACCTGGGATGTGTGGAAGTGTTCGAGTCGAGAGGTATGCAGGTTTGCGAAGAAGCCCTGAAAGTTCTCCGA AACTCAAGACGAAGGCCAGTGCGGGCAGTGCTTCACGTATCCGGCGACGGGCTGCGCGTTGTCGAGGACGAAACTAAGGGGTTAATTGTCGATCAGACAATCGAGAAGGTTTCGTTCTGTGCGCCGGACAGGAATCATGAAAAGGGATTCAGTTACATCTGCAGGGATGGCACAACGAGGCGGTGGATGTGTCATGGGTTTTTAGCGTTGAAAGAATCG GGTGAAAGACTAAGTCACGCAGTGGGTTGCGCTTTCGCCGCGTGTTTGGAGAGGAAGCAACGACGGGATAAAGAATGTGGAGTTACAATGACTTTTGATTCGAAAACTTCAACTTTTACAAGAAGCGGTAGCTTTAGGCAACCGAGTCTCACAGAGCGGTTGCAGGAATCGCGTGACCGTTCAGTAG ATGTTCCCCCGGTTAAACAGGTGTACAATCCTTTCGCGATCGAAAGGCCACACGCAACTCCGTCTATGCTGGAGCGGCAGGGTTCCTTCCGGGGTTTCACGCAACTGAATCAAGCATCCCCATTTAAAAGGCAGCTCAGTCTACGAGTGAACGATCTTCCTAGTAATCTCGAACGCACACGTAGTCACAGTCTCGAGCCGACGGATTTGTCGCGGATGCCTTCAGCTCTGTCGCATATTGTACCTTTAAAGCCTCCAG AGTTCGAAGGATATGACGAAG TGAGTCCGATACCGGAAATTTCGCCCGGTGGTCAGGACAGCGTCTCCGCAATGTGTCAGCAGCTTTCTCGTGGGCTTTCTCTGCTCTCGAGCAGCGACGACTTCGGACCAATGCCATCGTCTCAGTCTGCTATGAGCGCCGTCGCCAAGCAGCTTTTCACCAGCACCGCTACCAGTTCTCCTCCAG TAACGAGTAGCAACTCGTTGGATGAGATGAAACTGCAGAACGGTCCCagtattaataacaataacaacaacGACAAGAACGATGAGCTCAGTTTGAATCACGTTGGTCCCAGCTGGCAGGAATCGGCTGCATCTCCCGTTCTCGCATCGAATCACAGGCTTACGCCTATCCTTAAGGCGAGCAACTTGAGTCCCGTTCTTCCAAGGACGAACGCGCCCACTCCAGTCGTCATGAGCACGCCGGCACCCGTTACCTCGAGTGTGGGTGCCTTCGGTACGCCACCTTCAGCGGCGAGTCCTGCTTTTAGCACGGCTTCTACGTCCTCTTTAGGGAACGCGTCTACGCCGGCCGTGAACAGATCGCCGATCCCAGTAAGTTCGGTGATAACTCCGAAAACAGGTTCTCCCAGCACCAGCGTAGCGTCCGTTTCCCCGGGTTTGCCCGCTTCGACTGACGCCGCTCAAGTTTCATCGACAACCGGTATTCCGACAGCTCTG GTACAGCCGCTTCCCTCAGCAGCTGGTTTACCGAAACCAGAACAATGGTTGGGTAGCATAACCGGCTCTGTGCCGTCGCCAACACAGCAGGTATCCGCTAGTCCCCGGCGAGCGCCGCCTCTTCATGCGAGAGCACATTCGCTCGGTTCAGCTGCAATGAGCCACCAAGCTTCCAGAAGTGGACCCTCCGATCCGTTCGACGTCGAGTGGGCGGAAATCGCCGCCAGGAATCTGCGGCAGTCGACCACGACGAATCCCTTCATCATGCCGAACGCGACCCAGGCGTTCCAAGTGCAGTTGTAG
- the LOC105281796 gene encoding protein numb isoform X1, which yields MGNHPSAHQPLERATSHAGNGLRLSKRERSPGKRMDRLRRSFRDSFRRRKDPHVPESSKPHQWQADESAVRSATCAFHVKYLGCVEVFESRGMQVCEEALKVLRNSRRRPVRAVLHVSGDGLRVVEDETKGLIVDQTIEKVSFCAPDRNHEKGFSYICRDGTTRRWMCHGFLALKESGERLSHAVGCAFAACLERKQRRDKECGVTMTFDSKTSTFTRSGSFRQPSLTERLQESRDRSVDVPPVKQVYNPFAIERPHATPSMLERQGSFRGFTQLNQASPFKRQLSLRVNDLPSNLERTRSHSLEPTDLSRMPSALSHIVPLKPPEFEGYDEVSPIPEISPGGQDSVSAMCQQLSRGLSLLSSSDDFGPMPSSQSAMSAVAKQLFTSTATSSPPVTSSNSLDEMKLQNGPSINNNNNNDKNDELSLNHVGPSWQESAASPVLASNHRLTPILKASNLSPVLPRTNAPTPVVMSTPAPVTSSVGAFGTPPSAASPAFSTASTSSLGNASTPAVNRSPIPVSSVITPKTGSPSTSVASVSPGLPASTDAAQVSSTTGIPTALVQPLPSAAGLPKPEQWLGSITGSVPSPTQQVSASPRRAPPLHARAHSLGSAAMSHQASRSGPSDPFDVEWAEIAARNLRQSTTTNPFIMPNATQAFQVQL from the exons AAGCGCGAGAGGTCGCCGGGAAAAAGGATGGATCGGCTTCGACGGAGCTTCCGCGACAGCTTCCGCCGGCGAAAAGATCCCCACGTGCCCGAGTCTAGCAAGCCCCATCAGTGGCAGGCTGATGAGAGTGCAGTGCGCTCGGCCACATGCGCTTTTCACGTTAAG TACCTGGGATGTGTGGAAGTGTTCGAGTCGAGAGGTATGCAGGTTTGCGAAGAAGCCCTGAAAGTTCTCCGA AACTCAAGACGAAGGCCAGTGCGGGCAGTGCTTCACGTATCCGGCGACGGGCTGCGCGTTGTCGAGGACGAAACTAAGGGGTTAATTGTCGATCAGACAATCGAGAAGGTTTCGTTCTGTGCGCCGGACAGGAATCATGAAAAGGGATTCAGTTACATCTGCAGGGATGGCACAACGAGGCGGTGGATGTGTCATGGGTTTTTAGCGTTGAAAGAATCG GGTGAAAGACTAAGTCACGCAGTGGGTTGCGCTTTCGCCGCGTGTTTGGAGAGGAAGCAACGACGGGATAAAGAATGTGGAGTTACAATGACTTTTGATTCGAAAACTTCAACTTTTACAAGAAGCGGTAGCTTTAGGCAACCGAGTCTCACAGAGCGGTTGCAGGAATCGCGTGACCGTTCAGTAG ATGTTCCCCCGGTTAAACAGGTGTACAATCCTTTCGCGATCGAAAGGCCACACGCAACTCCGTCTATGCTGGAGCGGCAGGGTTCCTTCCGGGGTTTCACGCAACTGAATCAAGCATCCCCATTTAAAAGGCAGCTCAGTCTACGAGTGAACGATCTTCCTAGTAATCTCGAACGCACACGTAGTCACAGTCTCGAGCCGACGGATTTGTCGCGGATGCCTTCAGCTCTGTCGCATATTGTACCTTTAAAGCCTCCAG AGTTCGAAGGATATGACGAAG TGAGTCCGATACCGGAAATTTCGCCCGGTGGTCAGGACAGCGTCTCCGCAATGTGTCAGCAGCTTTCTCGTGGGCTTTCTCTGCTCTCGAGCAGCGACGACTTCGGACCAATGCCATCGTCTCAGTCTGCTATGAGCGCCGTCGCCAAGCAGCTTTTCACCAGCACCGCTACCAGTTCTCCTCCAG TAACGAGTAGCAACTCGTTGGATGAGATGAAACTGCAGAACGGTCCCagtattaataacaataacaacaacGACAAGAACGATGAGCTCAGTTTGAATCACGTTGGTCCCAGCTGGCAGGAATCGGCTGCATCTCCCGTTCTCGCATCGAATCACAGGCTTACGCCTATCCTTAAGGCGAGCAACTTGAGTCCCGTTCTTCCAAGGACGAACGCGCCCACTCCAGTCGTCATGAGCACGCCGGCACCCGTTACCTCGAGTGTGGGTGCCTTCGGTACGCCACCTTCAGCGGCGAGTCCTGCTTTTAGCACGGCTTCTACGTCCTCTTTAGGGAACGCGTCTACGCCGGCCGTGAACAGATCGCCGATCCCAGTAAGTTCGGTGATAACTCCGAAAACAGGTTCTCCCAGCACCAGCGTAGCGTCCGTTTCCCCGGGTTTGCCCGCTTCGACTGACGCCGCTCAAGTTTCATCGACAACCGGTATTCCGACAGCTCTG GTACAGCCGCTTCCCTCAGCAGCTGGTTTACCGAAACCAGAACAATGGTTGGGTAGCATAACCGGCTCTGTGCCGTCGCCAACACAGCAGGTATCCGCTAGTCCCCGGCGAGCGCCGCCTCTTCATGCGAGAGCACATTCGCTCGGTTCAGCTGCAATGAGCCACCAAGCTTCCAGAAGTGGACCCTCCGATCCGTTCGACGTCGAGTGGGCGGAAATCGCCGCCAGGAATCTGCGGCAGTCGACCACGACGAATCCCTTCATCATGCCGAACGCGACCCAGGCGTTCCAAGTGCAGTTGTAG
- the LOC105281796 gene encoding protein numb isoform X2: MGNHPSAHQPLERATSHAGNGLRLSKRERSPGKRMDRLRRSFRDSFRRRKDPHVPESSKPHQWQADESAVRSATCAFHVKYLGCVEVFESRGMQVCEEALKVLRNSRRRPVRAVLHVSGDGLRVVEDETKGLIVDQTIEKVSFCAPDRNHEKGFSYICRDGTTRRWMCHGFLALKESGERLSHAVGCAFAACLERKQRRDKECGVTMTFDSKTSTFTRSGSFRQPSLTERLQESRDRSVDVPPVKQVYNPFAIERPHATPSMLERQGSFRGFTQLNQASPFKRQLSLRVNDLPSNLERTRSHSLEPTDLSRMPSALSHIVPLKPPVSPIPEISPGGQDSVSAMCQQLSRGLSLLSSSDDFGPMPSSQSAMSAVAKQLFTSTATSSPPVTSSNSLDEMKLQNGPSINNNNNNDKNDELSLNHVGPSWQESAASPVLASNHRLTPILKASNLSPVLPRTNAPTPVVMSTPAPVTSSVGAFGTPPSAASPAFSTASTSSLGNASTPAVNRSPIPVSSVITPKTGSPSTSVASVSPGLPASTDAAQVSSTTGIPTALVQPLPSAAGLPKPEQWLGSITGSVPSPTQQVSASPRRAPPLHARAHSLGSAAMSHQASRSGPSDPFDVEWAEIAARNLRQSTTTNPFIMPNATQAFQVQL; this comes from the exons AAGCGCGAGAGGTCGCCGGGAAAAAGGATGGATCGGCTTCGACGGAGCTTCCGCGACAGCTTCCGCCGGCGAAAAGATCCCCACGTGCCCGAGTCTAGCAAGCCCCATCAGTGGCAGGCTGATGAGAGTGCAGTGCGCTCGGCCACATGCGCTTTTCACGTTAAG TACCTGGGATGTGTGGAAGTGTTCGAGTCGAGAGGTATGCAGGTTTGCGAAGAAGCCCTGAAAGTTCTCCGA AACTCAAGACGAAGGCCAGTGCGGGCAGTGCTTCACGTATCCGGCGACGGGCTGCGCGTTGTCGAGGACGAAACTAAGGGGTTAATTGTCGATCAGACAATCGAGAAGGTTTCGTTCTGTGCGCCGGACAGGAATCATGAAAAGGGATTCAGTTACATCTGCAGGGATGGCACAACGAGGCGGTGGATGTGTCATGGGTTTTTAGCGTTGAAAGAATCG GGTGAAAGACTAAGTCACGCAGTGGGTTGCGCTTTCGCCGCGTGTTTGGAGAGGAAGCAACGACGGGATAAAGAATGTGGAGTTACAATGACTTTTGATTCGAAAACTTCAACTTTTACAAGAAGCGGTAGCTTTAGGCAACCGAGTCTCACAGAGCGGTTGCAGGAATCGCGTGACCGTTCAGTAG ATGTTCCCCCGGTTAAACAGGTGTACAATCCTTTCGCGATCGAAAGGCCACACGCAACTCCGTCTATGCTGGAGCGGCAGGGTTCCTTCCGGGGTTTCACGCAACTGAATCAAGCATCCCCATTTAAAAGGCAGCTCAGTCTACGAGTGAACGATCTTCCTAGTAATCTCGAACGCACACGTAGTCACAGTCTCGAGCCGACGGATTTGTCGCGGATGCCTTCAGCTCTGTCGCATATTGTACCTTTAAAGCCTCCAG TGAGTCCGATACCGGAAATTTCGCCCGGTGGTCAGGACAGCGTCTCCGCAATGTGTCAGCAGCTTTCTCGTGGGCTTTCTCTGCTCTCGAGCAGCGACGACTTCGGACCAATGCCATCGTCTCAGTCTGCTATGAGCGCCGTCGCCAAGCAGCTTTTCACCAGCACCGCTACCAGTTCTCCTCCAG TAACGAGTAGCAACTCGTTGGATGAGATGAAACTGCAGAACGGTCCCagtattaataacaataacaacaacGACAAGAACGATGAGCTCAGTTTGAATCACGTTGGTCCCAGCTGGCAGGAATCGGCTGCATCTCCCGTTCTCGCATCGAATCACAGGCTTACGCCTATCCTTAAGGCGAGCAACTTGAGTCCCGTTCTTCCAAGGACGAACGCGCCCACTCCAGTCGTCATGAGCACGCCGGCACCCGTTACCTCGAGTGTGGGTGCCTTCGGTACGCCACCTTCAGCGGCGAGTCCTGCTTTTAGCACGGCTTCTACGTCCTCTTTAGGGAACGCGTCTACGCCGGCCGTGAACAGATCGCCGATCCCAGTAAGTTCGGTGATAACTCCGAAAACAGGTTCTCCCAGCACCAGCGTAGCGTCCGTTTCCCCGGGTTTGCCCGCTTCGACTGACGCCGCTCAAGTTTCATCGACAACCGGTATTCCGACAGCTCTG GTACAGCCGCTTCCCTCAGCAGCTGGTTTACCGAAACCAGAACAATGGTTGGGTAGCATAACCGGCTCTGTGCCGTCGCCAACACAGCAGGTATCCGCTAGTCCCCGGCGAGCGCCGCCTCTTCATGCGAGAGCACATTCGCTCGGTTCAGCTGCAATGAGCCACCAAGCTTCCAGAAGTGGACCCTCCGATCCGTTCGACGTCGAGTGGGCGGAAATCGCCGCCAGGAATCTGCGGCAGTCGACCACGACGAATCCCTTCATCATGCCGAACGCGACCCAGGCGTTCCAAGTGCAGTTGTAG